In Octopus bimaculoides isolate UCB-OBI-ISO-001 chromosome 27, ASM119413v2, whole genome shotgun sequence, one DNA window encodes the following:
- the LOC106877570 gene encoding SCO-spondin, whose protein sequence is MPENYDEDICRDYKECVHPFVWVKCATQCEQTCMSYQLRNHSCGDTDVCLPGCSCPEGHVLYFGSCVKISQCPCYDSEGKVVLNNFETNYSPNCQKCICKMGEISCQTVLNDCCHYSDWTSWGSCSKSCGAGKQTRYRKLVSSNSNCTSEQMKESQDCILAACPFDCVMDGAGYHEGSIIRETVCEEW, encoded by the exons ATAAAGAATGTGTCCATCCTTTCGTTTGGGTCAAATGTGCTACGCAATGTGAACAAACCTGCATGTCTTACCAACTGAGGAATCACTCCTGCGGTGATACAGACGTCTGTCTGCCAGGATGCAGCTGTCCCGAGGGCCATGTTCTTTACTTTGGTTCTTGTGTTAAAATTTCACAATGTCCTTGCTATGACTCAGAAGGAAAAGTTGTCCTgaataattttgaaactaattatTCCCCAAACTGTCAGAAATG taTATGTAAAATGGGGGAAATATCTTGTCAAACAGTATTAAATGATT GTTGTCACTACTCTGATTGGACAAGCTGGGGATCATGCAGTAAATCATGCGGTGCTGGAAAGCAAACTAGATATCG GAAACTGGTTTCAAGTAATTCTAACTGTACATCAGAGCAAATGAAAGAATCTCAGGACTGCATCTTAGCTGCCTGTCCATTTGACTGTGTTATGGATGGTGCTGGTTACCACGAAGGTAGTATTATAAGAGAAACAGTTTGTGAAGAATGGTAA